One window of the Spea bombifrons isolate aSpeBom1 chromosome 8, aSpeBom1.2.pri, whole genome shotgun sequence genome contains the following:
- the LOC128502709 gene encoding cytochrome P450 2G1-like, with amino-acid sequence MYKKRNLPPGPTPLPFIGNLLQIERGQMANSMIKLWKKYGDVYTLYFGSSPVIIICGYQAVKEALVDQGEEFGARGNLVTMNKFTQDYGIAFSNGERWRTMRNFTLRNLRSFGMGKKSTEEKIQEEAQYLVEEFKKSKGMPLNPSKNIIRAVSNVLCSIIFGNRFEYTDERFFKLLGIVEEIYRLTSSSWGQVRHKLQNIFPTLMDYIPGPHQKICSISEELNKFIYERVQKNQETLDPDSPRDFIDNFLIKLQEEQRDPASEFNMRNIMMTFYTLFLAGVETSTTVLKHSLLILVTYPEIQANVHKEIDQVIGRGRVPNYNDRAKMPYTEAVIHEILRFADIAPLNVPHLVTKDTNFRGFSIPKGIEVYPILCSVHRDPTQFANPYKFDPNHFLDENGSFKKNEAMMAFSAGKRICPGETLARMELFVFLTTILQNFTLTSQKKFSEADITPRMGGLINAPIRYEISFISRQ; translated from the exons CTGTGGAAGAAGTACGGGGACGTCTACACATTATATTTTGGCTCCAGTCCTGTCATCATCATCTGTGGGTATCAGGCTGTGAAGGAAGCTCTTGTTGACCAAGGTGAAGAATTTGGTGCCCGAGGAAACCTCGTTACCATGAACAAGTTTACCCAGGACTATG GGATTGCTTTCAGCAACGGGGAACGATGGAGAACGATGCGGAACTTCACTTTGAGGAACCTGAGAAGTTTTGGGATGGGGAAGAAGAGCACTGAGGAGAAGATTCAGGAGGAGGCTCAGTATCTCGTGGAAGAGTTTAAAAAGTCTAAAG GGATGCCACTGAACCCATCCAAAAATATCATTAGAGCTGTCTCCAACGTTCTCTGCTCAATCATATTCGGAAACCGATTTGAATACACGGATGAGAGGTTTTTCAAGCTACTCGGTATTGTGGAGGAGATTTACCGCCTTACAAGCAGTAGCTGGGGACAGGTAAGACACAAA CTTCAGAACATATTCCCAACACTGATGGACTACATTCCAGGACCTCATCAAAAAATATGCTCCATTTCTGAAGAACTGAATAAGTTTATATATGAGCGAGTACAGAAGAACCAGGAAACATTGGACCCCGATTCCCCAAGAGATTTCATAGATAATTTCCTTATTAAATTACAAGAG GAACAACGGGATCCGGCTTCAGAATTTAACATGAGGAACATTATGATGACATTTTATACCCTGTTTCTGGCCGGGGTAGAGACCAGCACCACTGTACTGAAACACTCGCTCCTTATACTGGTAACATACCCCGAAATACAAG CCAATGTCCACAAAGAAATTGACCAGGTTATTGGACGTGGGCGCGTCCCGAATTATAACGACCGGGCTAAGATGCCGTATACTGAAGCCGTGATACATGAGATTTTGCGCTTTGCTGATATTGCTCCACTCAACGTCCCCCATTTGGTCACAAAGGACACCAACTTCAGGGGATTCAGCATTCCCAAG GGTATTGAAGTCTACCCCATCCTCTGCTCCGTCCATCGGGATCCCACGCAGTTCGCCAACCCGTATAAGTTCGATCCCAACCATTTTTTGGATGAGAACGGCAGCTTTAAGAAGAACGAGGCCATGATGGCGTTTTCTGCAG GAAAGCGGATCTGCCCTGGGGAAACGCTGGCTCGGATGGAGTTATTTGTGTTCCTCACCACTATCCTGCAGAACTTCACGCTAACCTCCCAGAAGAAATTCTCCGAGGCTGACATCACCCCACGTATGGGGGGCTTGATAAATGCTCCGATCCGCTATGAGATCTCATTCATTAGCCGCCAATAA